The following DNA comes from Winogradskyella sp. PG-2.
AAAAGCAAATATTGATATAAATGATGTAGATTATTTTGAGTTTAACGAAGCATTTTCAGTTGTTGGTTTAGCTAATATGAAAATTTTAGGATTAAACGATAGTAATGTGAATATAAATGGTGGTGCGGTTTCTTTAGGACATCCACTTGGTTGTTCTGGAGCAAGAATTTTAATTACTCTAATAAACGTACTTCATCAAAACAACGCTAAAATCGGTGCTGCTGCAATTTGTAATGGTGGTGGTGGTGCTTCTGCAATGGTATTAGAGCGCGCTTAAAATTTATATATGCAATACGGCATTTGTAATCTTGGAATTGTACCAATACGATTAGAACCTACCGATACCAGTGAAATGGTAACGCAGGCCCTGTATGGTGATTTTTTTAAGGTTTTAGAATGTCGAAAAAAATGGAGTCGTATCCGTTTTGCTTTTGATAAATACGAAGGTTGGATAGATAATAAACAGTATACAGAAATTGAAGAATTGGATTATAAAAATTTATATAATTCTGATTTTAAACTTTCTAAAGATTTAATTGAATATGTTTCTGATACTAAAAATAACTTATACCCTATTCCAATTGGCTCAGATTTAAATGGATTAGAATTACTTAATCATAATTTTGATGGATCAATTATTTCTTCAAAGAGTGATAAATCTGAAATAATAAAAACTACATTCTTATATTTAAATTCTCCTTATTTATGGGGAGGTAAAACACCTTTTGGAATTGACTGTTCTGGTTTTACACAAATGGTATATAAACTCAATGGTTACAAATTGTTTAGAGATGCATCAGAACAAGCAGCACAGGGGGAAGCACTAAGTTTTATAGAAGAAAGTGAGCCTGGTGATTTGGCTTTTTTTGATAATGCTGAAGGTAACATTATACATGTAGGAATTATAATGAAAGATAATTACATTATACATGCACATGGTAAAGTAAGAATAGACCGTTTAGATCATAGTGGTATATATAATATTGAGAAAAATACTCATACTCACAAACTGAGAGTTATTAAAAAAATTATATAAAAAAAGTGACTTTTAAAAAGTCACTTTTTTTTATATAATTTATCAAATATAATTCTAATTACCTCCAGCTGCAGCTTCCATTTCTTCAATTTTAGCTCGCATAGCTTTAAACTTATCTGTTTCTCCTAAAGCACTGTATATATTCATGAGGGTTCTTGCTGCATCAACATTAGTTCCTCTAAGCTCTATAGCTTTTTTTAGATAAGGAATTGCTTGGCCATATAACTCAGAACGCTTTGCTTTTAACTCATCGTATTTTCTGTTATCAGCAGAACTAGTTCCTAAACTGTTCATTTCTTCTACAATTTCAGCTTCACCTTCTAATATAACAACAGCTAAATTGTTATAAGCATCTACATAAGCAGGATCTATTGCTATAGCTCTTTCATAAAAACTAACAGACTCTTCTCTATTTCCTCCTTCAGCAGCTAAAACACCTAAATTATATAGTAATTCAGCATTATTTGGATCCTTTTTGGTTGCATCCTCCATTAATTCCTTAAACTTTACTCTATTACCCATTTTAAGGTAAACGTTAGCTTCTGATAATAACAAACCTAAATCGTCTGGATTTTGAGATCTAGCGTCAGCCATTGCACCTAAAGCTTTTTCATTTTTTCCTTGAGACACATATATTAAAGCAATATTCTTAACAATTTCAGCAGTCTTTGATTCGCTCTTTACATCTCTTGGCTTATTATGAAGTTTAGCTTTTACAGAGAAATCTCTATTAGCCTTGTTAGGAAAAGCTTCTTCTACACCAGTCTCTTTATTTGTTGCAAAATAATTCATTTGAATACCAGAATATCCCATATTTTTTAATTGCACGTAATAATCTAAAGCAGTATCATAATCTTGAGAGGTAACTGCAGATGATGCTGCATAGTATAAATATAAAGTATCTTTAGGTGACATTTTATATACTTTCTCAAAACGCTTAGCTGCGGATGCGTAATCTTTGTTATTAAATGCATTATTCGCTTTAGTTAAAAACGAATTTACCATTCCAGATTTCATCTCATTAGCCTCGTTAGTGTATTTAAGTTTACCCATTTTAGTCTCAAGGTCCGTTAATAAACCTAAAGTCTCAATAGCGGTATCAACATTTGCATCTGAACCTTTTCCGTCAGCAAAAAGTGCTTTGGCTTTTAGAAAATAAAACTTTGCTTTAGTCTTATCATCCATATTACCTACAAGGGCATCTGCAGCAGTAACAGCGGAAGCTGCATCTGCAAAATTTGAATTCTTAAGTGCTTTTTCTAAAGCCTTTATCTCGCTTTTTTGCGCAAAAGACATAGACGTTATAGCTAAAAGCAGCACTAATGTCATTAATTTTTTCATCTCTTAATAAATAATTTTTGTTATTAATTTTTAATTTTCAGTTTCATTATCATTATTATCAATAGCCATGCCATCTTCACTAGAATCCTGACTATCAGCTGCTTCTGATTCAATATCCTCAGTTTCCCCTTCTTCATCTTTCATCACTTTAGCAACTGCTGCAATAGAATCACTGCCTTTCAAGTTAATTAGTTTTACTCCTTGCGTAGCTCTTCCCATAACTCTTAAATCAGCTACTGCCATTCGAATAGCAATACCAGATTTATTAATAATCATTAAATCATCTTCATCGGTTACATTCTTAATCGATACTAAATTACCTGTTTTTTCTGTTATGGAAATAGTTTTCACCCCTTTTCCTCCACGATTAGTAATCCTATAGTCTTCTAGACTTGAACGCTTACCATATCCATTTTCAGATACAACTAGGATATTGCTTTCCATATCATCGACAGCAATCATTCCTATAACTTCATCCGTTTTTTCATCTTGAAGTCTAATTCCACGAACACCAGATGCGTTTCTACCCATAGGTCTTGTCTTGGCTTCTTCAAATCTAATTGCTTTACCAGATTTTAATGCTAGCATCACTTGGCTTTCACCTGTAGTTAACTTTGCCTCTAGTAAAACATCATCTTCTTTAATAGTTATGGCATTAATACCGTTGGATCTAGGTCTAGAATACTGCTCTAAAGAAGTTTTCTTTACCTGTCCTTTCTTAGTTGCCATTATTACATAGTGACTATTGATATAATCTTCATCTTTTAAATCTTGCGTGCAGATAAAAGCCATAACCTTATCATCTTGTTCAATATTTATAAGATTCTGAATTGCTCTACCTTTTGAAGTCTTTGCGCCTTCAGGAATTTCATACACACGCATCCAGAAACATTTCCCTTTCTGTGTAAAGAACAACATGTATTGGTGGTTAGTACCAACAAATAAGTGTTCTAAGAAATCTTCGTTACGTGTTGTTGTTGCTTTTTGACCAACACCTCCTCTATTCTGTGTTTTATATTCGGTAAGAGATGTACGTTTAATATAACCTGCATGAGAAATTGTAATTACAACTTTTTCATTCGGAATCATATCCTCAATACTTAAATCACCGCCTGCATATTCTATTACAGAACGTCTGTCATCTCCATACTTATCTCTAACAACTTCCAACTCTTCTTTAATGATATTCATTCGACGCTCTTTTTTGTCTAAGATATCTTTTAAGTCCTCAATTGTTTTCATTATTTCCTCATACTCATTACGCAGCTTATCTTGCTCTAAACCAGTAAGCTGACGCAAACGCATTTCAACAATCGCTTTAGCTTGTATTTCCGAAAGCTTAAAACGTTCAATTAAGTTACTTCGAGCTTCATCTGCATTAGATGATGCACGAATTATTTTAATGACTTCATCAATGTTATCTGAAGCTATAATTAAACCTTCCAAGATGTGAGCACGTTCTTCTGCTTTACGTAATTCATAGGTTGTACGTCTTACAACAACTTCATGTCTATGCTCAACAAAATAATGAATCAGTTCTTTTAAATTTAATAATTGCGGGCGACCATTCACCAATGCAATATTATTAACACTAAAAGACGATTGTAATGCTGTGTATTTGTATAATTTATTTAGAACGATATTTGGTATTGCATCTCGTTTTAAAACATAAACAATTCGCATCCCGTTTCTATCAGATTCATCTCTTATAGTAGAAATACCTTCAAGCTTTTTATCATTAATCAAATCAGCAGTCTTTTTAATCATGTCTGCCTTATTAACTTGATATGGAATTTCAGTGACTATCACACATTCTCTACCTTGAACTTCTTCTATAATAGCATTACCACGCATCACTATTCGTCCACGACCCGTATGAAATGCTTCCTTTACACCATCGTAACCATAAATAGTACCACCTGTAGGAAAATCTGGAGCTTTGATGTGTTGCATCAACTCATCAATCTCTATATCATTATTATCTATGTAAGCTATAGTTCCATTCACAACTTCAGTTAAGTTATGTGGTGGCATATTAGTTGCCATTCCTACTGCAATACCAGAAGCACCATTAACTAACAATCCAGGAATACGTGTTGGTAATACTGTTGGCTCCTCTAAAGTATCATCAAAATTCAGTTTATGATCTACAGTCTCTTTATCAATATCTGCCAACATGTCTTCAGATATCTTACGCATACGTGCTTCCGTATAACGCATTGCTGCAGGACTGTCACCATCTACAGAACCAAAGTTACCTTGACCATCCACTAGCATGTAACGCAAACTCCATTCTTGAGCCATACGTACCATTGCATCATAAACCGAAGTATCACCATGTGGATGATATTTACCTAAAACTTCACCGACTATTCTTGCTGATTTCTTGTGTGCGCTATTTGCTCTAACACCTAATTCATGCATACCATAAAGTACACGTCTGTGAACTGGCTTTAAACCATCCCTTACATCTGGTAAAGCACGTGACACAATGACCGACATTGAGTAGTCAATGTAAGCCGATTTCATTTCATCTTCAATGTTAATTGGAATGAGTTTTTCTCCTTCTGCCATATATAAAATTAATTAGTTTTTTTTGTAGGTTTTCATAAC
Coding sequences within:
- a CDS encoding C40 family peptidase codes for the protein MQYGICNLGIVPIRLEPTDTSEMVTQALYGDFFKVLECRKKWSRIRFAFDKYEGWIDNKQYTEIEELDYKNLYNSDFKLSKDLIEYVSDTKNNLYPIPIGSDLNGLELLNHNFDGSIISSKSDKSEIIKTTFLYLNSPYLWGGKTPFGIDCSGFTQMVYKLNGYKLFRDASEQAAQGEALSFIEESEPGDLAFFDNAEGNIIHVGIIMKDNYIIHAHGKVRIDRLDHSGIYNIEKNTHTHKLRVIKKII
- a CDS encoding tetratricopeptide repeat protein, whose protein sequence is MKKLMTLVLLLAITSMSFAQKSEIKALEKALKNSNFADAASAVTAADALVGNMDDKTKAKFYFLKAKALFADGKGSDANVDTAIETLGLLTDLETKMGKLKYTNEANEMKSGMVNSFLTKANNAFNNKDYASAAKRFEKVYKMSPKDTLYLYYAASSAVTSQDYDTALDYYVQLKNMGYSGIQMNYFATNKETGVEEAFPNKANRDFSVKAKLHNKPRDVKSESKTAEIVKNIALIYVSQGKNEKALGAMADARSQNPDDLGLLLSEANVYLKMGNRVKFKELMEDATKKDPNNAELLYNLGVLAAEGGNREESVSFYERAIAIDPAYVDAYNNLAVVILEGEAEIVEEMNSLGTSSADNRKYDELKAKRSELYGQAIPYLKKAIELRGTNVDAARTLMNIYSALGETDKFKAMRAKIEEMEAAAGGN
- the gyrA gene encoding DNA gyrase subunit A, with protein sequence MAEGEKLIPINIEDEMKSAYIDYSMSVIVSRALPDVRDGLKPVHRRVLYGMHELGVRANSAHKKSARIVGEVLGKYHPHGDTSVYDAMVRMAQEWSLRYMLVDGQGNFGSVDGDSPAAMRYTEARMRKISEDMLADIDKETVDHKLNFDDTLEEPTVLPTRIPGLLVNGASGIAVGMATNMPPHNLTEVVNGTIAYIDNNDIEIDELMQHIKAPDFPTGGTIYGYDGVKEAFHTGRGRIVMRGNAIIEEVQGRECVIVTEIPYQVNKADMIKKTADLINDKKLEGISTIRDESDRNGMRIVYVLKRDAIPNIVLNKLYKYTALQSSFSVNNIALVNGRPQLLNLKELIHYFVEHRHEVVVRRTTYELRKAEERAHILEGLIIASDNIDEVIKIIRASSNADEARSNLIERFKLSEIQAKAIVEMRLRQLTGLEQDKLRNEYEEIMKTIEDLKDILDKKERRMNIIKEELEVVRDKYGDDRRSVIEYAGGDLSIEDMIPNEKVVITISHAGYIKRTSLTEYKTQNRGGVGQKATTTRNEDFLEHLFVGTNHQYMLFFTQKGKCFWMRVYEIPEGAKTSKGRAIQNLINIEQDDKVMAFICTQDLKDEDYINSHYVIMATKKGQVKKTSLEQYSRPRSNGINAITIKEDDVLLEAKLTTGESQVMLALKSGKAIRFEEAKTRPMGRNASGVRGIRLQDEKTDEVIGMIAVDDMESNILVVSENGYGKRSSLEDYRITNRGGKGVKTISITEKTGNLVSIKNVTDEDDLMIINKSGIAIRMAVADLRVMGRATQGVKLINLKGSDSIAAVAKVMKDEEGETEDIESEAADSQDSSEDGMAIDNNDNETEN